A stretch of the Argentina anserina chromosome 6, drPotAnse1.1, whole genome shotgun sequence genome encodes the following:
- the LOC126800502 gene encoding thioredoxin H2, translated as MGSVLSSVMGGAAVGGGSEDSEESRVTSYHSAARWQLYLNSIKENPSKLLVIDFSASWCGPCKMMEPVYHDMASRFTDVDFAKIDVDELSEVSQQFGVQGMPTFVLLKNGKEVDRVVGAKKDELERKVEKNRS; from the exons ATGGGATCGGTTCTGTCGTCCGTTATGGGAGGAGCGGCGGTGGGAGGGGGTTCGGAGGATTCGGAGGAGTCTCGAGTGACGTCGTATCACTCGGCGGCCAGGTGGCAGCTCTACTTGAATTCCATCAAGGAAAACCCCAGCAAGCTG CTGGTGATTGATTTCTCGGCGTCGTGGTGCGGGCCCTGTAAAATGATGGAGCCGGTCTACCACGACATGGCGTCTAGGTTCACCGACGTCGACTTCGCCAAGATCGACGTCGACGAGCTCTCT GAGGTGTCTCAACAATTCGGGGTGCAGGGGATGCCGACCTTTGTGTTACTCAAGAACGGGAAGGAGGTGGATCGGGTTGTTGGCGCCAAGAAAGATGAACTTGAGAGGAAGGTTGAGAAGAACCGCTCTTAG
- the LOC126797410 gene encoding plasma membrane ATPase 1-like — MEEKAEALEVVVKEAVDLENVPIEEVFLTMRCDEHGLTSEADQQSLAPFWGKPPDWQDFVGIITLLLINSTISFIEENNAGNAAAALMARLAPKAKVLRDGRWIEKDASILVPGDIISIKLGDILPADARLLDGDPLKIDQSALTGESLPVTKGPGDSVYSGSTCKQGEIEAVVIATGVHTFFGKAAHLVDSTNQQGHFQQVLTAIGNFCICSIAVGMIIEIIVMYPIKHRSFRPGIDNLLVLLIGGIPFAMPTVLSVTMAIGSHRLAQQGAITKRITAIEEMAGMDALCSDKTGTLTLNKLSVDKNLLEVFVKGVDADTVVVMAARASRIENQDAIDAAIVGMLADPKEARANIREVHFLPFNPTDKRTALTYIDLEGKMHRVSKGAPEQILNRVHNKSELERKVHAMIDKYAEQGLRSLAVACQEVPDGRKESLGGSWQFVALMPLFDPPRHDSAETISRALNLGVNVKMITGDQLAIAKETGRRLGMGTNMYPSSALLGHKKDESVAGLPVDEHIEKADGFAGVFPEHKYEIMKRLQARGHICGMTGDGVNDAPALKKADIGIAVADATDAARSASDIVLTEPGLSVIISAVLTSRAIFQRMKNYTIYAVSITIRIVLGFMLLALIWQFDFPPFMVLNVAILNDGLYSPLTLYMQFCALQIAFTRKKHFGKEERELRWAHAQRTLHGLQPPDTKMFGERNAYTELDQMAEEAKRRAEIARLRELNTLKGHVESVVRLKGLDINTIQQSLMVCSGIIVLIICSLYSNARMPQKTRTIN; from the exons GAGAACGTGCCCATTGAAGAGGTGTTCCTGACCATGAGGTGTGATGAACATGGACTCACTTCTGAGGCTGATCAGCAGAGTCTGGCCCCTTTTTGG GGAAAGCCTCCAGATTGGCAAGATTTTGTAGGGATCATTACTCTGCTTCTCATCAACTCAACTATAAGTTTTATTGAAGAGAACAACGCTGGAAATGCTGCTGCTGCTCTCATGGCCCGTCTTGCCCCCAAAGCCAAG GTTCTTCGAGATGGGAGGTGGATTGAGAAGGATGCTTCCATTCTTGTTCCTGGTGATATAATCAGCATTAAACTTGGAGACATCCTTCCAGCAGATGCTCGTCTCCTCGATGGTGATCCATTGAAAATTGATCAG TCTGCACTTACCGGTGAGTCACTTCCTGTGACCAAAGGCCCTGGTGACAGTGTGTATTCTGGTTCTACATGCAAACAAGGAGAGATTGAAGCGGTGGTGATTGCCACTGGTGTTCATACATTTTTCGGTAAGGCTGCTCACCTTGTCGATAGCACAAATCAACAGGGCCACTTTCAACAG GTCTTGACTGCAATTGGGAACTTCTGTATATGTTCTATCGCCGTGGGAATGATCATAGAGATTATAGTCATGTACCCAATTAAACACCGGAGTTTCCGCCCTGGTATTGACAACTTGCTTGTGCTACTTATTGGAGGAATTCCCTTTGCCATGCCAACAGTTTTATCTGTGACAATGGCTATTGGTTCCCACCGCTTAGCTCAGCAG GGTGCCATCACTAAAAGAATTACGGCAATTGAAGAAATGGCAGGCATGGATGCTCTTTGCAGTGACAAAACTGGGACTCTGACACTAAATAAGCTTTCAGTTGACAAGAATCTTTTAGAG GTCTTTGTTAAAGGGGTGGACGCAGATACTGTTGTTGTAATGGCAGCTCGAGCTTCCCGAATAGAAAATCAAGATGCAATAGATGCTGCTATTGTGGGAATGTTGGCCGATCCAAAGGAG GCGAGAGCCAATATTCGAGAGGTGCACTTCCTTCCATTCAACCCAACTGACAAGCGAACGGCTCTTACATATATTGACCTTGAAGGTAAAATGCATCGTGTCAGCAAAGGTGCACCAGAACAG ATTTTGAATCGTGTGCACAACAAATCAGAGTTAGAACGAAAAGTTCATGCTATGATTGATAAGTATGCGGAGCAAGGACTAAGGTCCCTAGCAGTAGCATGCCAG GAAGTTCCAGATGGAAGGAAGGAGAGCCTAGGAGGGTCTTGGCAATTTGTTGCGCTAATGCCTTTATTTGATCCTCCTAGACATGACAGTGCAGAGACCATTAGTAGGGCATTGAATCTTGGTGTGAATGTTAAAATGATTACAGGTGATCAGCTCGCAATAGCAAAGGAGACAGGACGCCGTCTGGGTATGGGAACAAACATGTACCCTTCATCAGCTCTTTTGGGACATAAAAAAGACGAGTCAGTTGCTGGTTTGCCAGTTGATGAGCATATTGAAAAAGCTGATGGATTTGCTGGTGTTTTCCCTG AGCACAAGTATGAGATTATGAAGCGTTTGCAAGCAAGAGGGCATATATGTGGGATGACTGGTGATGGAGTAAATGATGCTCCTGCTCTTAAAAAAGCTGATATTGGAATAGCTGTTGCTGATGCAACTGATGCAGCTCGAAGTGCTTCTGACATTGTACTCACAGAACCTGGGCTTAGTGTCATCATAAGTGCTGTACTAACTAGTCGAGCAATATTTCAGAGAATGAAAAATTACACG ATCTATGCTGTGTCCATTACAATCCGTATTGTG CTTGGTTTCATGTTACTGGCACTCATATGGCAGTTCGACTTTCCACCCTTCATGGTTCTGAATGTTGCTATTCTCAATGATGGTTTGTATTCACCTCTTACTCTTTATATGCAATTCTGTGCTTTGCAGATTGCTTTCACTAGGAAGAAGCATTTTGGGAAGGAAGAAAGGGAGCTGAGATGGGCACATGCACAGAGGACTCTCCACGGTCTGCAACCACCAGACACCAAGATGTTTGGCGAACGCAATGCTTACACAGAACTTGATCAGATGGCTGAAGAGGCAAAAAGACGTGCCGAAATTGCCAG ACTGAGGGAGCTGAACACACTGAAGGGGCATGTGGAATCAGTGGTGAGGCTGAAGGGCCTGGACATCAATACGATTCAGCAATCGCTTATGGTTTGCAGTGGGATCATAGTGTTAATAATATGTAGCTTATATAGCAATGCCAGAATGCCACAAAAGACTAGAACAATAAACTAG